The Deltaproteobacteria bacterium genome has a segment encoding these proteins:
- a CDS encoding xanthine dehydrogenase family protein subunit M, whose protein sequence is MKPAKFTYACPQSVDEALALLASGDEGVKILAGGQSLVPLLNLRMAEVSALLDVNRLTDLAFIRRENGILRVGALTRHRQLEASPEMQKSLPLVARAAGEVGHLAIRNRGTIGGSLVHADPAAEWPLVAVTLNAEFLLRSQSGSRTVKARDFFLAPLTTTIQPNELLGEIRFPVPPGSTAWGFQELCRRPGDFAIAAVACQLTLDASRVCTAAALAVGGAHDTALYIDVEKTLKGSRGEDHALRQAAEIVAAVVDPPSDVHGSADYRRQMVRVLTVRALKEAWGK, encoded by the coding sequence ATGAAACCCGCAAAATTTACTTATGCGTGTCCGCAGTCGGTTGATGAGGCGCTTGCCCTGCTCGCGTCAGGCGATGAAGGTGTGAAGATTCTTGCCGGTGGGCAGAGTTTGGTACCACTACTCAATCTGCGCATGGCGGAAGTGAGCGCACTCCTCGATGTGAATCGTTTGACTGATTTGGCTTTCATCCGACGGGAGAATGGCATCCTCCGGGTTGGTGCTCTAACGCGTCACCGACAGTTGGAAGCCTCTCCGGAGATGCAGAAGAGCCTACCGTTAGTCGCTCGTGCTGCGGGCGAAGTTGGGCATTTGGCGATTCGCAATCGCGGGACGATTGGTGGTAGTCTCGTGCATGCTGATCCGGCGGCAGAGTGGCCGTTAGTCGCGGTGACGTTGAATGCTGAGTTTCTCCTACGTTCCCAAAGTGGTTCGCGAACGGTGAAAGCTCGCGACTTTTTCCTCGCGCCGCTCACGACTACTATCCAGCCAAATGAATTGTTAGGTGAAATTCGCTTTCCGGTGCCGCCGGGTTCCACTGCTTGGGGTTTTCAAGAGTTGTGTCGTCGACCAGGCGATTTTGCCATTGCCGCAGTGGCGTGTCAGCTGACTCTTGATGCCAGTCGAGTGTGTACTGCTGCTGCACTGGCAGTAGGCGGTGCGCACGATACGGCATTGTATATTGATGTTGAGAAGACATTGAAAGGCAGTCGAGGCGAAGATCATGCGCTACGGCAAGCCGCTGAGATCGTCGCTGCGGTGGTCGACCCACCATCTGACGTGCATGGCTCAGCGGATTATCGTCGACAGATGGTGCGGGTGTTGACGGTGCGAGCGCTGAAGGAAGCGTGGGGAAAATAA